One stretch of Thermococcus sp. 21S9 DNA includes these proteins:
- a CDS encoding rubrerythrin family protein, giving the protein MPVERAMTKKFLEDAFAGESMAHMKYLIFAEQAEKEGFPKVAKLFRAIAYAEFVHAKNHFIALGKLGKTEENLKEAIAGETFEVKEMYPVYKNSAEFQGENEAVRSTHYALEAEKLHAELYEKAKETVAKGEDIEVKKVYICPVCGYTAVDEAPERCPVCGLPGEKFVVFE; this is encoded by the coding sequence ATGCCCGTTGAGAGAGCCATGACCAAGAAGTTTTTGGAGGACGCCTTCGCAGGCGAGAGCATGGCCCACATGAAGTACCTGATTTTTGCCGAGCAGGCCGAGAAGGAGGGCTTTCCGAAGGTTGCCAAGCTTTTTAGAGCGATAGCCTACGCGGAGTTCGTCCACGCTAAGAACCACTTCATAGCCCTGGGCAAGCTCGGGAAGACCGAGGAGAACCTGAAGGAAGCCATAGCGGGCGAGACCTTCGAGGTCAAGGAGATGTACCCCGTTTACAAGAACTCCGCCGAGTTCCAGGGTGAGAATGAAGCAGTAAGGAGCACACACTACGCCCTTGAGGCCGAGAAGCTCCACGCCGAGCTTTACGAGAAGGCCAAGGAGACGGTTGCGAAGGGCGAGGATATCGAGGTGAAGAAGGTCTACATCTGCCCTGTCTGCGGGTACACTGCGGTCGACGAGGCCCCGGAGCGCTGTCCCGTGTGCGGTCTGCCGGGCGAAAAGTTCGTGGTCTTCGAGTGA
- the rd gene encoding rubredoxin, whose product MAKWRCIICGYIYDEDEGDPDNGIEPGTKFEDLPEDWVCPLCGASKDQFEKIE is encoded by the coding sequence GTGGCAAAGTGGAGATGCATAATCTGTGGATACATCTACGATGAGGACGAGGGCGACCCGGACAACGGGATAGAGCCCGGAACCAAGTTTGAAGACCTTCCCGAGGATTGGGTCTGCCCGCTCTGCGGTGCGTCCAAGGACCAGTTTGAAAAGATAGAGTGA
- a CDS encoding class II SORL domain-containing protein: protein MLSETIKSGDWKGEKHVPVIEYEKEGDLVKVEVSVGKEIPHPNTPEHHIAWIELYFHPEGENFPILVGRVAFTNHSDPLTEPRAVFFFRTSKKGKLYALSYCNIHGLWENEVALE from the coding sequence ATGCTGAGCGAAACCATAAAGAGTGGAGACTGGAAGGGGGAGAAGCACGTCCCCGTTATAGAGTACGAGAAGGAGGGCGACCTCGTCAAGGTCGAGGTCAGCGTTGGCAAGGAGATACCGCACCCGAACACCCCGGAGCACCACATAGCGTGGATTGAACTCTACTTCCACCCCGAGGGGGAGAACTTCCCGATTCTCGTCGGCAGGGTTGCCTTCACCAACCACAGCGACCCGCTGACCGAGCCGAGGGCGGTCTTCTTCTTCAGGACGAGCAAGAAGGGCAAGCTCTACGCGCTCAGCTACTGCAACATCCACGGCCTCTGGGAGAACGAGGTCGCGCTCGAGTGA
- a CDS encoding DUF996 domain-containing protein produces the protein MAVEERFVPISGREYLLAGSLLLLLAPLLGSFSLIATGLGLVVYLLGLYLWNVDVDSRPLKLFAVEVGLFAVALYLLTLSSKWVLLNPSWGFYKLVNSLAPAYPVLVANALVYRVRMGLFAESTDELNFNLAGNVYLIGALLFPILVGVVLMAIARFVEAYSYWKLPMTAKTNVTINFSPKKAIAIFTASLLLSPVLFHVPFESYGHSARSDGVALYWKTSGSLVVVDVLIAVPRDSCGVRVYVDGRAVGQNYDFMVFWGPFQSLLFLPGDAVIRYHLEFGKMPENVTVSVCRTGVEYSQGLNGIEVRTVENWTTVTFELSK, from the coding sequence GTGGCGGTTGAAGAAAGGTTTGTTCCCATAAGTGGAAGGGAATACCTCCTCGCGGGAAGTCTGCTTCTCCTCCTCGCGCCACTCCTCGGCTCTTTTTCCCTCATCGCCACGGGTCTCGGCCTCGTGGTTTACCTGCTCGGCCTCTACCTGTGGAACGTCGACGTTGACTCAAGGCCACTTAAGCTCTTCGCGGTTGAGGTGGGACTTTTCGCCGTCGCACTTTATCTCTTAACCTTAAGCTCCAAGTGGGTCCTTCTCAATCCTTCCTGGGGCTTTTACAAACTCGTCAACTCCCTTGCGCCGGCTTATCCGGTTCTCGTTGCGAACGCCCTTGTGTACCGGGTGAGAATGGGCCTGTTTGCTGAATCAACGGATGAGCTGAACTTCAACCTCGCCGGAAACGTTTACCTCATCGGCGCCCTCCTCTTTCCCATCCTGGTTGGCGTTGTTTTGATGGCCATCGCCCGCTTCGTCGAGGCCTACTCCTACTGGAAGCTACCTATGACAGCGAAGACCAACGTTACCATCAACTTCTCGCCGAAGAAGGCCATCGCGATTTTCACGGCTTCCCTTCTCCTCTCGCCGGTTCTCTTCCACGTTCCATTTGAGTCGTACGGCCATTCAGCACGGTCCGACGGGGTTGCGCTGTACTGGAAGACCTCGGGTTCCCTCGTGGTTGTGGACGTTCTAATTGCCGTTCCCAGGGACTCCTGCGGGGTTAGGGTGTATGTTGACGGCCGAGCGGTAGGGCAGAACTACGACTTTATGGTCTTCTGGGGTCCTTTTCAGTCCCTTCTGTTCCTGCCTGGCGATGCGGTGATACGGTATCATCTCGAGTTCGGGAAGATGCCGGAGAACGTGACGGTCTCGGTCTGCAGAACGGGCGTTGAATACTCCCAGGGCTTGAACGGGATTGAGGTCAGGACCGTTGAGAACTGGACCACCGTAACGTTTGAACTCTCCAAATAA
- a CDS encoding iron-sulfur cluster assembly protein — protein MKVYSPDREWPEPYRAVIEELKKITDPVTGGDILDSGVVAGLEVTNDTLKIWLRFESHAEYNIIGESPIAYSKIIGDIMERFALVKFDNVYVYDLGNHVVGKFENRKGYRAEDLSGEKV, from the coding sequence ATGAAGGTTTACAGTCCAGACAGGGAGTGGCCCGAGCCATACAGGGCCGTCATCGAGGAGCTGAAGAAAATCACCGACCCGGTAACAGGAGGAGATATCCTCGATTCTGGCGTTGTTGCGGGCCTTGAGGTCACCAACGACACGCTCAAAATATGGCTTCGCTTCGAGAGCCACGCCGAGTACAACATCATAGGCGAGAGCCCCATAGCGTACTCCAAGATAATTGGAGACATAATGGAGCGCTTTGCCCTCGTTAAGTTCGACAACGTCTACGTCTACGACCTCGGCAACCACGTTGTTGGAAAGTTCGAGAACAGGAAGGGTTACAGGGCTGAAGACCTCTCCGGGGAGAAGGTTTGA
- a CDS encoding iron-sulfur cluster assembly protein, with product MPLPDFLRPRKRPEPGPRKDLPGEVKRVVKLLERVRDPETGLNIVEEGLVYGLTVEGKCVEVFLLMARSTPECHACQMLAINVQRKILDEIVSILKTEGFNTVRVYNELGLLLAEG from the coding sequence ATGCCCCTCCCGGACTTTTTACGGCCCAGGAAGAGGCCGGAGCCAGGTCCAAGGAAGGACCTCCCCGGGGAAGTTAAGCGCGTTGTGAAGCTACTCGAAAGGGTTAGGGACCCTGAAACCGGCCTCAACATCGTCGAGGAGGGCCTCGTCTACGGCCTCACCGTTGAAGGTAAGTGCGTCGAGGTCTTTCTCCTCATGGCCCGCTCCACGCCGGAGTGCCACGCCTGCCAGATGCTGGCGATAAACGTCCAGAGGAAGATACTGGACGAGATAGTTTCGATTCTTAAAACGGAAGGGTTTAATACCGTGAGGGTGTATAACGAACTTGGACTGCTTTTAGCGGAGGGATGA
- a CDS encoding ferritin family protein: MITELDEGLPLERIKDFSLEELLGMAIKAEIGARKFYESLAESVEIGELEEKVSWLAGEEKKHEELLRKIYADFFPGKEVVFPEEHIGPELQPVARKLDKVEDIIDLIRWAMKAEEIAARFYAELENMVEDERKKRLMRYLSDMEWGHYYNLKAEYELLLDWAMYDQMMHVGP, encoded by the coding sequence ATGATAACTGAACTCGACGAGGGGCTTCCCCTCGAAAGGATTAAGGACTTCTCGCTTGAAGAACTCCTCGGAATGGCCATAAAGGCCGAAATCGGCGCGAGGAAGTTCTACGAGAGCCTCGCGGAGAGCGTTGAGATAGGGGAGCTGGAGGAAAAGGTAAGCTGGCTCGCAGGCGAGGAGAAGAAGCACGAGGAACTGTTGAGGAAGATTTACGCCGACTTCTTCCCCGGAAAGGAAGTGGTCTTTCCGGAGGAGCACATAGGACCGGAGCTCCAGCCCGTTGCCAGGAAGCTCGATAAGGTGGAGGACATAATAGACTTAATCAGGTGGGCGATGAAGGCCGAGGAGATAGCGGCTAGGTTCTACGCCGAGCTTGAGAACATGGTCGAGGACGAGAGGAAGAAGAGGCTAATGCGCTACCTCAGCGACATGGAGTGGGGCCACTACTACAACCTCAAAGCCGAGTACGAGCTCCTCCTCGACTGGGCAATGTACGACCAGATGATGCATGTCGGGCCTTAA
- a CDS encoding ferritin family protein has protein sequence MLAKYPFELPKDRPLSKREIAQALRWAIEAELDAISFYEQLAEHIEDERIRHVFLDVANEEKEHFGEFLAVLFAVDEELAKYMKEGFEEVEEETGIKVEL, from the coding sequence ATGCTGGCCAAATACCCGTTTGAGTTACCGAAGGACAGGCCGTTGAGCAAGAGGGAAATCGCCCAGGCCCTTCGCTGGGCTATCGAGGCCGAGCTCGACGCGATAAGCTTCTACGAGCAGTTGGCGGAGCACATCGAGGACGAGAGGATTAGGCACGTCTTCCTTGACGTCGCCAACGAGGAGAAGGAGCACTTTGGAGAGTTCCTGGCGGTTCTCTTCGCCGTTGACGAGGAGCTCGCGAAGTACATGAAGGAGGGCTTTGAGGAGGTTGAAGAAGAAACGGGGATAAAGGTGGAGCTTTGA
- a CDS encoding ferritin family protein, which translates to MDELEALALALEVEKAEMRFYLDLARRTKDERARKMFLFLAKEEADHWEEFEEKFLERVAEECKLPAVSEELLEKLLVKAGEIESEVDAVRIGMEQEKLTWEFYEKAAKEARHESVKRLFEELAKIEKAHYELLKAQYDSVMKTGIWMDYQDFSLEVD; encoded by the coding sequence ATGGACGAGCTTGAGGCGTTGGCCTTAGCGCTGGAGGTTGAGAAGGCAGAGATGCGCTTCTACCTCGACCTCGCAAGGAGGACGAAGGACGAAAGGGCCAGAAAGATGTTCCTTTTCCTGGCCAAGGAGGAGGCCGACCACTGGGAGGAGTTCGAGGAGAAATTCCTTGAGCGCGTTGCGGAGGAGTGCAAGTTACCGGCCGTAAGCGAAGAGCTCCTCGAAAAGCTTCTCGTCAAGGCCGGGGAGATTGAAAGCGAAGTCGATGCCGTGAGGATTGGAATGGAGCAGGAAAAGCTCACGTGGGAGTTCTACGAGAAGGCCGCGAAGGAAGCAAGGCACGAGTCGGTTAAAAGGCTCTTTGAGGAGCTGGCGAAGATAGAGAAGGCCCACTACGAGTTGCTCAAGGCGCAGTATGACTCGGTCATGAAGACGGGCATCTGGATGGACTACCAGGACTTCAGCCTTGAGGTGGACTAA
- a CDS encoding GNAT family N-acetyltransferase — translation MGIEMVKDPLVLKEELLRFVFDVYRSTNGAYPALEWVEKKPSPDDFEGFRRVYEPFLEFRLGEEFDELYLLREGGKIAGTVALVYNLKGKEIHWVPDELKNERTGLIEFFMTGPEYRGRGYGKALLDFAVKRLLELGKTPYVVTFPWLEAYGYYLRKGFEKVMDYGEFVVLRYVVP, via the coding sequence ATGGGTATCGAGATGGTCAAAGACCCGCTCGTCCTGAAGGAGGAGCTTTTGAGGTTCGTCTTCGACGTTTACCGCTCAACGAACGGCGCTTATCCCGCCCTGGAGTGGGTCGAGAAGAAGCCCTCACCGGACGACTTCGAAGGTTTCAGGCGGGTTTACGAGCCGTTCCTTGAGTTCAGACTCGGAGAGGAGTTCGATGAGCTCTACCTGCTGAGGGAAGGTGGAAAAATCGCGGGGACCGTGGCGCTCGTCTACAACCTCAAGGGCAAGGAAATTCACTGGGTTCCCGATGAGCTGAAGAACGAGAGGACGGGCCTAATTGAGTTCTTCATGACCGGCCCGGAATACAGGGGAAGGGGATACGGAAAGGCCCTGCTCGATTTCGCGGTGAAGAGACTCCTTGAGCTCGGAAAGACACCCTACGTTGTAACGTTTCCCTGGCTTGAGGCCTACGGCTACTACCTCCGGAAAGGCTTCGAGAAGGTCATGGACTACGGGGAGTTCGTGGTCCTGAGATACGTCGTTCCGTGA
- a CDS encoding ATP phosphoribosyltransferase regulatory subunit has protein sequence MVLKGIREYSQLALVSSYLRRTFELWGYGEVVLPTIEPYGETLRGGTKFAYNNRFYLIKPDVTSRLLRNYDIDFGKLYYIGEVLDGGVEGRWQAGVEFIGGEPAFMTAEVLSVLITALESLGIEEFYIDLGSLEVWRRATEGIEDFRETICRALERRNFGLIEKLPLDEEKKEELWRLFNFRGRETDYGKLARILGLVDDERVFVDLGTVRPLPYYRDVIFEVYSPEIGRPIGGGGEYSFRGRPAVGFALDLRALIGLAKVRERGSRRFLRGISSFREARKLVSMGVPVEVER, from the coding sequence ATGGTCCTTAAGGGGATTAGGGAGTACTCTCAACTGGCGCTCGTTTCAAGCTACCTTAGGAGAACCTTCGAGCTCTGGGGCTACGGCGAGGTTGTCCTGCCCACGATAGAGCCCTACGGGGAAACCTTGAGGGGCGGAACGAAGTTCGCCTACAACAACCGATTCTACCTGATAAAGCCCGACGTGACGAGCAGACTGCTCAGGAACTACGACATCGACTTCGGCAAGCTCTACTACATCGGCGAAGTCCTCGACGGCGGAGTTGAGGGAAGGTGGCAGGCCGGAGTTGAGTTCATCGGCGGTGAGCCGGCCTTCATGACGGCCGAGGTTCTGAGCGTCCTCATAACAGCATTGGAAAGCCTTGGCATCGAGGAGTTCTACATCGACCTCGGGAGCCTTGAGGTCTGGAGAAGGGCAACGGAGGGAATCGAGGATTTCCGGGAAACAATCTGCAGGGCCCTCGAAAGGAGGAACTTCGGGCTCATAGAGAAGCTCCCGCTCGATGAGGAGAAAAAGGAGGAGCTGTGGCGCCTCTTCAACTTCCGCGGGAGGGAAACCGACTACGGCAAGCTCGCCCGGATTCTCGGGCTGGTCGACGACGAGAGGGTCTTCGTGGATTTGGGCACGGTCAGACCGCTTCCCTACTACCGGGACGTAATCTTCGAGGTCTATTCGCCCGAGATTGGCAGACCGATAGGCGGTGGAGGGGAGTACTCCTTCAGGGGCAGACCGGCGGTCGGCTTCGCCCTCGACCTCAGGGCCCTCATCGGGCTGGCAAAGGTAAGGGAGAGGGGGAGCAGGAGGTTCCTCAGGG